The following are from one region of the Erwinia billingiae Eb661 genome:
- a CDS encoding RHS repeat-associated core domain-containing protein, with product MSDELIAARLGDPLVHSSVIADFVSGVVEGAIYGGILFGAALISSTGVGLAVGVGLTVAAMASGYPEKLGNKAGEAVDGLLDMLGMRGPPDAFITSGSDNVRIMGKPAARAAGTVNHEWLNSPQAGSEEQPGALDIAMAVAAGIASAVSHPGATASALWDKVSSTSGDSVKHWFGSLWDDLVQPTVASASPYATPASKDTVACTKGHLAESVNFIAEGSKKVLINGHPAARNGDRSTCEAKIQVSENPRVRIGGDSVVVRDIRSGKNFLAYFLGGIVGGGIGKEGAQLLKQLFTRIAARRALRQITCIIASQAGGQVAGAVAIAAVQGSHPVNYATGAKILAGEEDLDFVLEDRLPLYWQRIYNSRNLSRGMLGTGWMLPFETRLIRFRHEDGSYPFMWRDISGQELGLGEISPGDVIHFDEEGFTLYCTLQGVIIMQTAQGEFHLYEPDPTREGEWRIGRIYDRHENCQHFQWNDAGQLVAIAGDNLALEVRLSYEPVQGRLIALHQVVGEEHRPLVRYSYNPEGQLTTVQDADGVVTRRFSWDRASDLMASHSYATGLTVEYQWKPSIDPRYWRVYEYQVLDENRATLEHWVIDADEQDRSASVTCFSGGTTLHRWDELCRITEYTDSYGAHWRWRWAGELLMATEAPGGRVWEYGYDERANLTMVRDPADRTTITTWHPSYAFPLKEVLPDGAVWEYQYNVAGDVVAVIDPLGGITRFTWNAQGDLVTRTDALENTHRFWWNDRGQIQRDEDCSGHQSHNQYDGAGRLIASCDAEGNTTCYQWSNAGRLQCLTRPDGRDTEYKYDAAGMLTGENIDGFSERRVKRNVRGQIVTEINQAGHQTRYQYNRFGHLTALINPNNDRWQFEYDNGQRLLAQIDYAGRRKSYRYDELGQVTEVTQSPLNAADEQLSPHSTWFEYDVVNRLTAKLTRQNRTEYHYGPDRVDIKKMSLESWQRARTGGFEVTDAEVITLTSDAVGNLTREESSAGAIAHQYDVLGNLIGSTLPDGRELNCLRYGTGHLLQMNLKLGGKQVEIAGYQRDKLHREVGRTQGPLNQQTRYDPVGRIVMRRSGFEDRSGAVFERRYNWDRLDQVLQQRVLDSATGQNEWAQYQQRFGYDATGQITGAVQPHNTEHFSWDAAGNQTDKPGQVVWHNLLQRLKGARWAYDGFGRMTWRKTGPDAVEQHYRYDDEQRIAEVRFTGHKEFSRAEYRYDALGRRTHKILHRHHKPEETISFLWSGLRMVGESSSLTPDRNTQYLYSEGSWEPLARVDSIGEQADIFWYHTELNGLPERMTNEEGDVVWRGRFSTWGMTGQESSSGFQSVPQNLRFQGQYLDRETGLHYNLFRYYDPVGGRFTQPDPIGLMGGLNTYAYVGDPLTWVDPLGLTGCSTRLGRNMMASMGLKRSTKWSGYQAHHVIPKEFSDHIVLKKIGYDIDDATNGIFLRQVDDGVSPMARHQGNHHGYSSAIENALNNLDPNQSVDVLKKQVSALQNVAKRGMMDGMPIRASELARDDSVLGNQRALDMWNKILN from the coding sequence ATGTCTGACGAACTGATTGCTGCCCGGCTGGGCGATCCGCTGGTTCACAGCTCTGTCATTGCCGATTTTGTCAGTGGCGTGGTTGAAGGGGCGATTTACGGCGGAATTCTGTTTGGTGCCGCGCTGATCTCCAGCACCGGCGTGGGGCTCGCCGTCGGGGTGGGCTTAACCGTGGCCGCCATGGCGTCCGGTTATCCGGAAAAGCTGGGGAATAAGGCCGGAGAGGCGGTTGATGGCCTGTTGGATATGCTGGGGATGCGCGGCCCACCGGATGCGTTCATCACCAGTGGTTCAGACAATGTCAGAATAATGGGTAAACCCGCCGCGCGCGCCGCCGGGACGGTTAATCATGAATGGCTTAATTCGCCCCAGGCGGGCAGTGAAGAACAGCCCGGCGCACTGGATATCGCTATGGCCGTGGCGGCCGGTATCGCCTCTGCGGTCAGCCATCCTGGCGCAACCGCCAGTGCCTTGTGGGATAAAGTCAGCAGCACCAGCGGGGATTCGGTAAAACACTGGTTTGGCAGCCTGTGGGATGACCTGGTGCAACCGACGGTCGCCAGTGCCAGCCCATATGCCACGCCAGCCAGCAAAGATACGGTGGCCTGCACCAAAGGACATCTCGCCGAAAGCGTGAATTTTATCGCCGAAGGGTCGAAAAAAGTGCTGATTAACGGGCACCCGGCTGCACGTAATGGCGACCGCAGTACCTGTGAAGCCAAAATTCAGGTCAGTGAAAATCCCCGGGTGCGTATTGGTGGCGACAGTGTTGTGGTCCGCGATATTCGCAGTGGGAAAAACTTTCTCGCGTATTTCCTTGGCGGAATCGTGGGCGGCGGCATCGGTAAAGAAGGAGCCCAGTTGCTGAAGCAACTCTTTACCCGCATTGCCGCCCGACGTGCATTGCGCCAGATCACCTGCATTATCGCCTCTCAGGCCGGTGGACAGGTGGCGGGCGCGGTTGCCATCGCCGCAGTACAGGGTTCGCATCCGGTAAATTACGCCACGGGTGCGAAGATCCTTGCTGGCGAAGAAGACCTGGATTTTGTGCTTGAAGATCGCCTTCCGCTTTACTGGCAACGTATCTATAACAGCCGAAATCTCAGCCGTGGAATGCTGGGGACCGGCTGGATGCTGCCGTTCGAAACCCGTCTGATTCGTTTCCGTCATGAGGATGGTTCGTACCCGTTTATGTGGCGGGATATCTCCGGACAGGAGCTGGGATTAGGCGAAATCAGCCCTGGCGATGTGATTCATTTTGATGAAGAGGGCTTCACGCTCTATTGCACCCTTCAGGGGGTGATCATTATGCAAACCGCACAGGGAGAGTTTCACCTCTATGAGCCCGATCCCACCCGCGAAGGCGAATGGCGCATTGGGCGCATTTACGATCGTCATGAAAACTGTCAGCACTTCCAGTGGAATGACGCGGGGCAGCTGGTGGCCATTGCCGGAGATAATCTGGCCCTTGAAGTCCGGCTGAGTTATGAGCCGGTGCAGGGGCGGTTGATTGCGCTGCATCAGGTGGTGGGGGAAGAGCATCGACCGCTGGTGCGCTACAGCTACAATCCTGAAGGACAGCTGACGACGGTGCAGGATGCTGATGGCGTGGTTACCCGACGCTTCAGCTGGGATCGTGCCAGCGATCTGATGGCATCGCACAGTTATGCCACCGGACTGACGGTGGAATATCAGTGGAAGCCGTCGATCGATCCGCGTTACTGGCGGGTTTATGAGTATCAGGTGCTGGATGAAAACAGGGCCACACTCGAACACTGGGTGATCGATGCGGATGAGCAGGATCGCAGCGCGTCAGTGACCTGTTTTTCCGGCGGAACTACCCTGCATCGCTGGGATGAACTTTGCCGTATTACGGAATACACCGATAGCTACGGGGCGCACTGGCGCTGGCGCTGGGCAGGCGAATTGCTGATGGCAACCGAGGCGCCGGGTGGAAGGGTATGGGAGTACGGCTATGACGAGCGTGCCAACCTGACGATGGTGCGCGATCCGGCGGATCGAACCACCATCACCACCTGGCATCCTTCTTACGCTTTCCCACTGAAAGAAGTCCTGCCTGACGGTGCGGTCTGGGAATACCAGTACAACGTTGCCGGCGATGTGGTGGCGGTAATCGATCCGCTGGGCGGGATAACCCGCTTCACGTGGAATGCGCAGGGTGACCTGGTCACCCGCACCGATGCGCTGGAGAATACGCATCGCTTCTGGTGGAATGATCGCGGTCAGATCCAACGTGATGAGGACTGTTCCGGCCATCAAAGCCATAACCAGTATGATGGGGCGGGCAGGCTGATTGCCAGTTGCGATGCCGAAGGAAATACCACCTGCTATCAGTGGAGCAACGCCGGGCGACTGCAATGTCTGACCCGTCCGGATGGTCGCGATACCGAGTATAAATATGATGCCGCCGGGATGCTCACCGGTGAAAATATTGACGGCTTTTCTGAACGTCGGGTTAAGCGCAATGTTCGTGGGCAGATCGTCACGGAAATCAATCAGGCCGGGCATCAGACCCGCTATCAGTACAATCGTTTTGGCCACCTGACCGCACTGATCAACCCCAACAACGATCGCTGGCAGTTTGAATATGATAACGGCCAACGTCTGCTTGCGCAGATCGACTATGCCGGCAGACGTAAAAGCTATCGCTATGACGAGCTGGGGCAGGTTACCGAGGTCACCCAGTCACCGCTGAATGCGGCAGATGAACAGCTTTCACCGCACTCGACCTGGTTTGAATACGATGTGGTGAACCGTCTGACGGCTAAGCTCACCCGGCAGAACCGTACCGAATATCACTACGGCCCCGATCGGGTGGATATCAAAAAGATGTCCCTCGAAAGCTGGCAGCGCGCCCGGACAGGCGGCTTTGAGGTCACTGACGCTGAGGTAATTACGCTGACCAGCGATGCGGTCGGCAACCTCACCCGCGAGGAAAGCAGCGCTGGGGCGATCGCCCATCAGTACGATGTGCTGGGTAATCTTATCGGCAGCACGCTGCCGGACGGCCGCGAACTAAACTGCTTGCGCTACGGGACCGGGCATCTGCTGCAGATGAACCTGAAACTGGGCGGTAAACAGGTTGAGATTGCCGGCTATCAGCGTGATAAGTTGCATCGGGAAGTGGGACGGACTCAGGGGCCGCTGAATCAGCAAACCCGTTACGATCCGGTGGGCCGTATTGTGATGCGGCGCAGTGGCTTTGAAGATCGTTCGGGCGCTGTTTTTGAGCGTCGTTATAACTGGGATCGTCTGGATCAAGTCTTGCAGCAACGGGTTCTGGACAGCGCCACGGGTCAGAACGAGTGGGCACAGTATCAGCAACGTTTTGGCTACGATGCGACGGGGCAGATTACCGGCGCCGTTCAGCCCCATAACACAGAACATTTCAGTTGGGACGCAGCTGGCAACCAAACGGATAAACCGGGTCAGGTGGTCTGGCACAATCTGTTGCAGAGGCTGAAAGGCGCGCGCTGGGCATACGATGGTTTTGGGCGGATGACCTGGCGAAAAACCGGGCCAGATGCCGTAGAGCAACATTACCGCTATGACGATGAGCAGCGGATAGCGGAAGTCCGCTTCACCGGGCATAAAGAGTTCAGCCGCGCAGAATACCGCTACGACGCGCTGGGCCGCCGCACGCATAAAATCCTGCATCGCCACCACAAACCGGAAGAGACGATTTCCTTCCTGTGGAGCGGCCTGCGGATGGTGGGCGAGAGCAGCAGCTTAACGCCGGATCGCAACACGCAGTATCTGTACAGCGAAGGAAGCTGGGAGCCGCTGGCACGGGTCGACAGCATTGGCGAACAGGCGGATATTTTCTGGTACCACACCGAACTGAATGGTCTGCCAGAGCGGATGACCAATGAAGAGGGTGACGTGGTATGGCGCGGCCGGTTCTCCACCTGGGGAATGACCGGACAGGAAAGCAGCAGCGGCTTCCAGTCAGTGCCGCAAAATCTGCGCTTCCAGGGGCAGTACCTGGACAGGGAAACCGGGCTGCATTACAATTTATTCCGCTATTATGACCCAGTGGGCGGTAGGTTTACCCAGCCTGACCCGATAGGGTTGATGGGTGGGTTGAATACTTATGCCTATGTCGGGGACCCGCTTACGTGGGTTGATCCGCTGGGGCTCACGGGGTGCTCCACCAGGCTTGGTAGGAATATGATGGCTTCGATGGGTTTAAAACGCTCAACGAAATGGAGTGGATATCAAGCACATCATGTAATTCCTAAAGAGTTTTCTGATCATATAGTATTGAAGAAAATTGGTTATGATATTGACGATGCGACGAACGGAATATTTCTTAGACAAGTTGATGACGGTGTAAGTCCTATGGCACGACATCAAGGTAATCACCATGGTTATTCTAGTGCCATTGAAAATGCATTAAATAATTTAGATCCAAATCAGTCAGTTGATGTTCTTAAAAAACAAGTCTCAGCATTGCAAAATGTTGCAAAGCGAGGAATGATGGATGGCATGCCAATTAGAGCATCTGAGCTGGCGCGGGATGATAGTGTTCTAGGAAATCAGCGGGCGTTAGATATGTGGAACAAAATACTTAATTAA
- a CDS encoding type VI secretion system Vgr family protein: MLDRITVQLPMDGLLFWKLNGTEALSSAFEITVQLLSTDARIERKALLGQPITVSIPTQNLMATRYLNGKITKVSVSSTELSGTRYAVYSLVMEPDLWPLKRDRNLRIFQSQTVTQIIKTLLSEYNVTVEDKLTGNYRVWEYCVQYQESSFNFISRLMELEGIYYYFRHEADKHTMVLMDSAQQHQPFSGYETIPYHVTPSGGSTSEEGISLWSLEDQVTPGLYSIDDYDFRKPNAWMFQARQNPASPSPGQIDVYDWPGHFIDHDHGEFYARIRQEVWQAQHQQVTASGTALGLAPGNTFTLLNAPFFSDNGEYLTIKAVYDFEENSYASSNSGSTIHKVDIVVIPSDVTFRPQPTAEWPRTHGPQTAKVVGPKGESIWTDKYGRIKVKFHWDRLAKGDDTSSCWVRVSSAWAGQGFGGVQIPRVNDEVVIDFINGDPDRPIVTGRVYNEASMPPWALPAAATQMGFLSRSKDGSPDNANALRFEDKAGEEQVWIQAQKNMDTHVKADETQTVGGNQTISVEKALSSTVSGTYDQKTQWTRSELVGSDYVLKVQGGMVLASGEGISLVSGDSMLTLMPNGTISLQCKQFQINASGQAEINTGGTLDLNINVPGTAAQPSPTPDEIKNDVMEAFQNKGSSK, from the coding sequence ATGCTTGATCGCATTACAGTTCAACTGCCGATGGACGGCCTGCTGTTCTGGAAACTGAACGGCACGGAGGCGCTTTCCAGCGCGTTTGAAATCACCGTCCAGCTCCTGAGCACCGACGCCCGCATTGAGCGTAAGGCCCTGCTGGGGCAGCCCATCACTGTGTCCATCCCCACCCAGAACCTGATGGCAACCCGTTACCTGAACGGGAAAATCACTAAAGTGTCGGTCAGCAGCACCGAGTTGAGCGGCACGCGCTATGCGGTTTACAGCCTGGTGATGGAGCCGGACCTGTGGCCCCTGAAGCGCGACAGAAACCTGCGCATCTTCCAGAGCCAGACGGTAACGCAAATCATCAAAACGCTGCTTTCCGAATACAACGTGACGGTAGAAGACAAGCTCACCGGCAACTACCGCGTGTGGGAATACTGCGTGCAGTATCAGGAAAGCAGCTTTAACTTCATCAGCCGCCTGATGGAGCTGGAAGGAATTTACTACTACTTCCGCCATGAGGCGGATAAACACACCATGGTGCTGATGGACAGCGCGCAGCAGCATCAGCCGTTCAGCGGCTACGAAACCATTCCGTACCACGTCACCCCGTCCGGCGGCTCGACCAGCGAAGAGGGCATCAGCCTGTGGAGCCTGGAAGACCAGGTGACGCCGGGGCTTTACAGCATCGATGACTACGACTTCCGCAAGCCCAACGCGTGGATGTTCCAGGCACGGCAGAATCCGGCCTCACCGTCGCCGGGTCAAATCGACGTCTACGACTGGCCGGGGCATTTTATCGACCACGACCACGGCGAGTTTTACGCCAGAATCCGCCAGGAAGTGTGGCAGGCCCAGCACCAGCAGGTCACCGCCTCCGGCACCGCGCTGGGGCTGGCGCCGGGAAACACCTTCACCCTGCTGAACGCGCCGTTCTTCAGCGATAACGGCGAATACCTGACGATTAAGGCCGTTTACGATTTCGAAGAGAACAGCTACGCCAGCAGCAACAGCGGCAGCACCATCCACAAGGTGGATATCGTGGTGATCCCGTCCGACGTCACCTTCCGGCCGCAGCCGACGGCAGAATGGCCGCGCACCCACGGCCCGCAGACGGCGAAGGTGGTGGGGCCGAAAGGCGAATCGATCTGGACCGACAAATACGGCCGCATCAAGGTGAAGTTTCACTGGGACCGGCTGGCAAAAGGCGACGACACCAGCTCCTGCTGGGTGCGCGTCTCCAGCGCCTGGGCGGGTCAGGGCTTCGGTGGCGTGCAGATCCCGCGCGTCAACGACGAGGTGGTGATCGACTTTATCAACGGCGACCCGGACCGGCCGATCGTCACCGGCCGGGTCTACAACGAAGCGAGCATGCCGCCGTGGGCACTGCCGGCAGCGGCCACCCAGATGGGCTTCCTCAGCCGCTCGAAGGACGGTTCGCCGGACAACGCCAACGCCCTGCGCTTTGAAGATAAGGCCGGGGAAGAGCAGGTGTGGATCCAGGCGCAGAAGAACATGGATACCCATGTGAAGGCGGATGAAACGCAAACCGTCGGTGGCAATCAGACCATCAGCGTGGAAAAAGCCCTCAGCAGCACCGTGTCCGGGACTTACGATCAGAAAACACAGTGGACGCGCAGTGAGCTGGTCGGCAGTGATTACGTGCTGAAGGTGCAGGGAGGAATGGTGCTGGCCTCCGGGGAAGGTATCAGTCTGGTATCGGGCGACAGCATGCTCACGCTTATGCCGAACGGCACCATATCCTTGCAGTGCAAACAGTTCCAAATCAATGCCAGCGGGCAGGCTGAAATCAATACCGGCGGGACGCTCGACCTCAATATTAATGTGCCGGGCACGGCGGCTCAGCCCTCGCCAACTCCGGATGAAATCAAAAATGACGTTATGGAAGCATTTCAGAATAAAGGGAGCAGCAAATGA
- a CDS encoding DcrB-related protein, whose protein sequence is MSQPVSYHLTEGTLPLPEAVQEQSITLLKLPKIGASLVVTRAWEVKAGEEEAYLQQQLAKVKRDMKKFAADAVEDTAFGGIPAREVSMHFENHGVVVMQKLLVVMLETHLMAVTFSRAASFDEASLAVWQNIKLGFVPATGKEA, encoded by the coding sequence ATGAGTCAGCCAGTCAGTTATCACCTCACCGAAGGAACGCTTCCGCTTCCGGAAGCCGTGCAGGAACAAAGCATCACCTTGCTAAAACTGCCAAAAATCGGGGCTTCGCTGGTGGTCACCCGGGCCTGGGAAGTGAAGGCGGGTGAGGAAGAAGCCTATCTGCAGCAGCAGTTAGCGAAAGTTAAACGCGACATGAAAAAGTTTGCCGCAGACGCCGTGGAGGACACGGCGTTTGGCGGCATCCCTGCACGTGAAGTGAGTATGCATTTTGAAAATCATGGCGTGGTGGTGATGCAAAAGCTGCTGGTGGTGATGTTGGAAACCCACCTGATGGCGGTCACCTTCAGCCGTGCAGCCAGTTTCGATGAGGCCTCTCTGGCGGTCTGGCAAAACATCAAGCTGGGCTTTGTTCCTGCCACGGGCAAGGAGGCCTGA